In candidate division KSB1 bacterium, the genomic stretch CGCTCCCAGAATTCGCGCTGGTTGTGCAGCAGAAAAGTTTCGGGATGGCGGAAAACCGGTTGCAAGGGCAAATCCGCGGTGGCGCAAATACGCGGCCAGTGCCGCCGGATCAAAGCGAGATCACCGGTCCAATCACAGTAGAGCTGCAGGGTGTGGAGCAGAATGCCGTTCTGGTCGAGTTCCACCTCGGCCGGCGGCCGCCGGCGGCTGGAATCGACGGTGTCGCCCGCGGGCGTCACGAACTCCGTCAGCATGCGCTCCAACATGGTGGCCGCGAGCTGCCATTGGCCGGTGCACACCAGTGCCTGCACCATCATGGCCTGGTCGCGCGTCCATTCGAGATTGTATTGCCAGCAGCTCGAATCACAACGACCGCGTGCGGAGATGACCGCCTGCAATTGGTGGCAGGAGGCGTGGAAGAGATGATTCAGCACCGGCGAATCGCTCAGCCAAGCCGCCGCCTGTTGCCAGTAGTTTGCCGCCTCCGGCAAAGGAGCCTGCGGTTCGCTCCAACGACAAAGCACGGCCGGCTGCTCCGAACCTTGTGCCGTCAGGCAATATTCGACAAAACACTGCTTCGTTTCCCCGCCGGCCAGAGGCAAATCTTTGGTGAGCTGCTGCGCCCGCACGCCGGTGTGCAGGGTTACGTGCTGTGATCGTGAAGAAATGTTGCTGATGGTGAGAGCACGCACGAGGCGGGGAGTGGAGCGGTCCGGGCAGAAGAAGCGCTCACGCACAGCAAACTCTTCCGTCTCCCAGAACACCGCCACTGTCGGAATCTTTTCCTGCTGCAGCCAGAAGGCTTTGACGCTTGCCGGGTCAGCCGCCAGGATTGCTCCCCCGGTCTCGAGCCGCAACATGGTGGCTGCCAGTCCGGTTTGCGGATCGAAGCTCAGCGCTTTGCGTTTCGGGCCGAAGTGATCCGGCGACATCAGTAACAGGCCGACCGGCGTGCCCTCGCCGGAGGTGCAGATTTGAACAGCGGCGGTGAGATGGCCATTTCCGAGAAAGTAATAGTCGATGCCGGCGAGCATCGTGCGCACATCGGGCGGGCCGAGGGCGGGATCATCGCTGTAGAAATGTTCCGAAGCTTCCATGGCTCTTTCCGGGTGGATGATGGAAAAGGGAGACAGGTGGTGGTGACGTGTTGCGCGCCGGCTTAGCGGTCACGAAGCTTGCTTGGCTGGATCAGGGGCAGGGCACCGCTCCGGCTGTCAAGCCACCGCCTGCCAGCGGCGTAATCCCCAAGCGAAGGACAACGCCCGGCAAGCTCGGGCAGCCGCCCCCGCCGGGCCTGCAGCAGGGAAGGCAGGCAGGTGAGGAATACTTGTGGCTGTCAGGGGAAAGTTGTCGCTTCAGCGAAGGCACCGGCATTATTTTTCGTCGCCGTACGGTTGTGCGGGCACATTTGCAAACACGCCGGGCTCAGCGGCCCAGGAAGAGATCGCGGCCCCTGACAAGATTGCGCAGTTTGGCATCAGCGACCGAACGCGGCAGCATCCACAAGCCGCAATCGGGGTGAACGTAGTGGATGCGTTCTGCGCCGACCAGCCTGGCCACTTCTTCAATGCGGCGGGCGATTTCTTCGGGGGATTCCACCTGATTGTCTTTGATGTCGATGACGCCCAGGCCGATGCCCATCTCCGGTTTGAGCTGCACCAGCATGTGCTTGTCGGATTCGGGTCGGCGCGCCATTTCCAGCACCATGTGGTCGCACTGCAGGCGGTTGATAAAACGCACCAGGCGGTCATAGGTGCCTTGCTGCACGCGTTGACCGCCATAATTGCCGAAACAGAGATGCACGGCCTTTTGCGTCTGCACGTTTTTGAAGATGCGGTTGATGGCCTCGGCTGCCAGGTCGGCATCATCGGGGTTGCCGGTCAGGTTGGCCTCGTCAATCTGGATGACTTCCGCATTGATGCCGACCACCTGCTCCGCGAGAATATCGGCGAGCGCCAGCACCAGCTCCGCAAAGCTGGCATAGTGTTGATTGAGCAGCACGCGCGCCAGCATGTAGGGGCTGGTGAGGGTGAACTTCAAGGGTTTGGTGGTGAGGGGGCGGATGAACTCGAAATCCTTCAACAAATTCAGGGTGCCGGCGCCGAGCGTCTCGACCACGATGCCCGCCGGCTCGGCGCGATAAGCCAGGGCGCTTTGCCGGCGAAACGTCTCGAGGGTCTTGCGGGAAAAGGAGGTTTGCACACCCGTCATCGGCCGGATGAAATAATCGATCATGCCATTGGTTTCGGGATGATTGATGTCCCAGCGGTAGAGCTCACCGTCGACGAGTAAATCGATGCCGGCCAGCTCCTGGATTTTGAGCACGACCAGCACGGCGTCCCGCAGGTGCTCCTTGGTGCCGAAAGTTCGCAGCCATAGAGGTACGGGATAGCTGCCGACCGTGGTCGTCAGCAACGAGGGTTTGGCCATAGGGTCTCCCTGGGTTCTGGAAAAAGACCTTGACAACCGCGATACAAGTATTAAATTCCGGGCGTGATTTTCTTGGTAGGGCAGGACCTCTTTATTTGCAATTTCGGCACCAGCCAGGACGGGCGCCTCGATCTGAGTGAATACGGGTTTGTTGTGGAGGTCGCGCCATGACGGGTTTGCCTGTTGCAGCCGAGGAGTCAGTACGTCTCACCAAAAGGCCGGTCAAGATTGTCATCCCGCCGTATGGCATCAGCATCACGGAAAGTCATCACGAGCGTGGTTTCGTGATGCCGCCGATGCGCAATTCCTACACCAAAATCTACTACATTCTGGACGGCATCGCCGATTGCTACATCGAGCGCAGTGTGGCTCATCTTTCGCGGGAAAACGTACTGGTGGTGCCGCGCGGGGCCACGCATTATTTGCGCGACAAGGAGTCCTCGCCGCTGTGGCTGTACATCGTAGCGGTGCGCAACAACAGTCTGGAGCATCTTTCGACCTTCAATGAACAAATCGAGCAGCTCAACATCCTTGCCGCCCGTCATCTCAAAGCGCTGAGCGCGCATGATTATGCCGCCTACGACCTGCCGCGCATGCTGCGCAAAATTCTCTATGAACAGCGCATGCGCGCCAGCGGCTATGTTCCGGCGATTCAGGCGACGCTGCTCAATCTCGTGGTTGCGCTCAATCGCATCTATCTCAACATTCCGGTGGAGCAGCATTTCACCAGCGACAAGCCCACCATCAGCCGCATCCAGCAAGTGGCACGCTATATTGAAAAGAATTTCTTCGAGCCGGTGTCGGTCGAGAACATGGCGCGCATGGCCTGTCTGAGCGTGCGGCAATTCACCAATCAGTTCAAGGCGGTCTACGGCGTCACCTTCATGCAATATCTGCATTATCATCGCACGCGCTACGCCCAGCGCCTGCTCGCCGAAACGGATCAGGAGATCATTTCCATTTGTTTCGCCTCCGGCTTCAATGATCTGGCACACTTTTACCGCATTTTCAAACGCTACACTTCCCTTTCCCCCCGGCAGTACCGTCTCAATGCCGGTTATTTTTACACCAGGGCGGGCCGCGGCAAAAATTGAAGGCCGGCCCGGCCACCTTCCGCCGGGCGCAACCCCGCGTCCGCCGGCGTCGTTTGCGCCGCACCGGGGCTGCCGCTCTTTGAAAGCGGCCTCCGCCGCCAGGCGATGCAAGGGTGGAAAGGCCAGCCTTGCCGTGGGGCAGGCAATGACAGCCTGCGCACGCCCTGTCTTCAGTGCTTCACCAAAAACTCGCGATATTCCGCGTTCTTCCGTTCACATTTCTCATTCCATGCCTGCCAGTCACGAAATGGCATGTGCCGGCCCTCGACGTAACGGGGCCAGGGCTGGTAGGTATTCCCTCCCGCCACCGGTTGACCGCGCAGCATGAACGCGCTCGGGAAAGGCGTTTCGCCGAGGATGCGCGTGGTCGCGGGGATGTAGCGAATGGTCAGGCCACGGCGCCAGCGCGCGGAGGTGTTGGCATTGGAGCCGTGAATGACGTTGGGATGATGCACCGACACATCTCCGGCACGCAGCCGCACGTCCACCGCCCGGCTTTCGTCGATCTGCGCCGGATCGATCCCCGAACCCAGCACGTTTTTGCCGTCCTTTTGCTCGATCAGCTCCGCTTCCGTGAGCAGGCGCAGATGCTGCGTGCGTGGTATGACGCGCATGCAGCCGTTCTCGGGGTCGGTATCATCGAGCGCCAGCCAAAGCGTCACCACTTCCATCGGCTCGAGCGGCCAGTAGCTGCCGTCTTGATGCCACAATACCGCCTGCCCGTCATGCGGCCTTTTGCAGATGTAGTGGGAGGCGAACAGCGCGAGGTTCGGGCCGATGAATTGCTCGGCCACTTCCAGCAGACGGTCGTCGCTGATGAGCCGCACCCAGAAAGCATCCTCGGTCATCAGCGTGTGATGCAATTGCTCCGGCCGTGTGCCGGGGTTTTTCTGCAGCAGCCACTCGACATGCTGCCGGGCCTCGGCAATCAGCTCCGCATCGAGCACCTCGCGGAAGATGGCATAGCCTTCGTTTTCAAAATGTGCCCTGCCGCTGCTGGCAGGGTGGGAGGCTGAGGGCATGGCAGTCTCCTTATGTTGTTGGTGGAACGATTTTTTACGATAACGTGCCGTTGGTTTCGCGTGGCTGGTGTGGAGAAAGCATGCGCCCGGGCAACATCGGGAGCGTCCCGGCCTGGACAGCCGGGTGCAAAATCATGGCAGGGGAGTCCCCCGGTGCTTTCTGCCGAAACGGAATAGCACGAAGCACACGAAAAAGCAGGGATGCGCGTTCGAATGTTCCGGGCCTCGTGGTTTATCGCGCCCCGTTTTGTTCGGGGGCCACCATCACGGCAGCTTCACCTGTGCCAGAATCTGCTGCATGTTTCTGCCAAGAATGTTGCGCTTGTCTTCCTCTGAAATATTGGCATATGCCACCCAGCCGAACTGCGGAAAGGGATCGCGCATGGGCGCATCCGAGCCGTAGAGCACGCGTTCGGAGCCCAGCTCGCGCACCAGGTATTCGATCACGCCGCTGGTGACCGAGGTGAAAGTGATTTCCAGAAAACAATTGGGAAATTCTTTGGCCAGCGCCACGTGCTGCCGCGCCACCGTCCAGGTCCAGCCGGAATGCGCCAGGATGAAATTCACCCGGGGATAGCGCCGGGCCAGCTCGGGCATCTCTTGTTTGAAGTTGTCGGAGGGATGCAGGAGGGCAAAGAGACGATGGGCATTGCCGTATTCCCACCAGGGCGTGAACCGCGGATCATTGTAGGGCACAGCCATGCGCGGGAAATAGGGCTTCATGCCGCGAAAGCCGCAGGCTTCATAATAATAACGCAGCTCCCTGTCCCAATCCGTGACGTAGTTGGGATCGAGCACGGCATAGCCGGTGATTTCTTCGGGAAATTCCAGCATCGCCTGGCGCGTGTCCTCGTTGCCCAACTCATAATCCGTCCAGATGGCCGTCCAGGCACTGAGGCATGTCTGCTTGACACCCAGCCGGCGATTGCGCTCGACCACGCCTCGGCCATCGCCCTCATTCATGACCACCATGGCGGCGCCGCGTGTGCCGCGCCGGCACAGGTGTGCATGGGCATCGATCACCACAGAATCGGTAATGGGCCGGCCCTGCATGGCGCCGGCGATGATGCCGTCCTGCGGCTGGTGTGCCGGATAATCCGGCGGCGGAACGGGCAGGCGCAACAGGCGCTGCAGGTTGCCACCGGCAATGGCGCGGCGTTGTTCGTCGCCCAGTTCGGAATAATCCACATAGGCGCGCGCCGCCCCGATGCTCTTCTCCAGGGCTTCCGTGCCGAACAACAATCTTTCATGGCCAATGCGCCGGCACCAGAATTCCAGCATGCGGTTGCCCTGGTAGTTGGAGAATTCAAAATGCAAATTGGGGAAACGATCGGCCAGGGGCAGCAGCTGGCGCGTGGCTTCCCAACGCACGCTGTGCAGCAGCAGAGGCAGGCGGGGATAATTCTCGCACAGCCAGGCAATTTCCGGCCATTCGATTTGCACGGCCGCACCGTATTCCCCGCGGTCGACGATCAGCAGCGTCTGCGTTTCCTGCATTGCCGCCAGCAGTTCCCCCAGCGTGGCCTGATCGACGGCGTGGCGGTAAAGGCGTGGGAAAATCTTCAGCGCGCGCACACCCTGGCGCTGCATCTCCGGCAGCAAATCATGCGGATGGGGAAAATCGCCCGCGTGATGCGGCAGCGCCACCCAGCAGGGATGGAGGCGGGGATACTTGCGGCATTCCGCCAGCACGAGAGCATTGCCCACTTCGGGATGGACTTCGCGGGCCTGATGTGCATACACCAGCGCGGCGTGCACACCGCAGCGTTGCATTTCTTCGAGCAAGTGTGTGGTGGTCCATGGCGCCTCGGGATCTTTTCCCGCGCGCCGGCCGAGGGCGGCAAAGCTGTCGAAATAGCGCAGGCTGGTGTTCATGGTTCAGAGAAGAGCGGGAGATTCAACTCCGGGTTCCTGCTCTGCACCGCGCGTCATCGCGGGCAAGCTCTGCGGCAGCATCATCTCCTGCGCCGGGCAATTCATCCGCTTCCTGCGCAACGGCATGCCGGCGGGCGTGGCAACAATCAGCAAATGGCGCGCGCTGCATCCCGCACTTTTTCCAAAGCCTGTTCAATATCCGCGGGCTGATGCGAGAAAGTGATGAACCAGCGCTCGCTCGGGAAAATGCCACGCTTGAACAATTGCGCAAACAACCGGTTCTGCCACTGCAGCTTTTCCTGCTCGCTGACGCCTGCAAACTGCAGGAACGGGGCGGGCGCGACACCGGCGGCATGGGCGGGCAGACCGGTTTCTTGGATGATCTCCTGAAAACCGTCGCGCAGGCGCCGGCCCATTTGATTGAGGTGTTCATGCACCGGCCGGGTGCGCATGACCGCCATCGTGGCCGTGCAGGCTGCCAGCGACAGCGTCTCGCCGGCATAGGTGGTCGTGATGATCGTCTGCTCCAGCGTCTGCATATATTCACGTTTGCCCGCAAAGGCCGAGAGCGGATAGCCATTGGCCAGGGCTTTGGCAAAGGCGGCGAGATCCGGCGTGATGCCGTAATATTCCTGTGCTCCGCCGCGCGCCAAACGAAAGCCGGTGAGCACTTCGTCGAAGATCAGCCAGGCGCCGTATTGATCACACTTTTGGCGCAGCAGCGCAAGAAATTCCCCGCCCGTGTCCTCGTTCCAGTCATACGGCACCGTGATCACGCCTGCCAGCTCGTGACCATGTTGGTCGAAAACCTTCAGGGCGGCCGCACAATCGCCGTATTTGATCTCATGCACATACTCGTTTAGCACGCGCGGCACGCCGGGATTGGGCCAGCGCAGGGCAGACCAGTCATGATAACCATGGTAGCCGCAGGTGAGGATGTGCTCCCGGCCGGTATGGGCGCGCGCCAGCCGGACACAGGCGGTGCAGGCATCGGCGCCGGTTTTCATGAAGCGGATCTGTTCCACCCACGGCACGTTTTGACAAACGGCCTCCGCCGCCTCCCATTCCAGCGGGCTGGCCATGCTGAACAGCACGCCGTTTTCCATCTGCGCCCGCACCGCGGTTTCGACTTCCGGATAACAATATCCCAAAATAATCGGGCCCAGGGCGCAACGAAAATCGAGGTATTCGCGGTCGTCCAGGTCCCACAGGCGGCAGCCCTGCGCGCGTTTGATGAACGGCGGCATGAAGTCGCCGTATTCCGGCCGCCAGCGCTTGGCGTTGGTTTGCGTGGCCCAGGGCATGCGCGCCAGCGCGCGGGCGTAGTGTTCGGCATGTTTGGGCGTCATGATGCGCTTTGCGGTTCGCGGCCGGCCCTGCCGGGCGGGATTGAAATTTTTTGATCATGTGCCGGCGCCGGCAGAAGCCGCCGCGTGTGGTTGTAAATGATGGCGCCGGCATGCAGAGCTGGAACCGGCGGCTGTTTTACGGGCGCGGTCATGCAGCCGCAAGCCCCTGGCAATCCAGCCGCAACCGCAACGAAAGAATTTGCCGCGCTGCAACTTCAAAGTCCACCCGTGTGCCTGCGGTAATTGGCAATTCCTGCAGATCCCGTTCGTTGAGTTGTGTCAGCCAGGCGGCTTGCAACCCCGCCGTCACAGTTAGCCTGCCCTGCACGCCGGCGGCCGTGGGATTGTACATGCGCACAATGACTCCCCGCCCGTCTTCCGCGGGCTTGCATGCGGATAACACGAGCGCGGACGGCACCAGCTCGATGCCAAATGGTGCGAGATGGACGGCCGGATCGCCGCCGCGCCGCACGGCCAAAAAGGGCAGATGAAAATTTTCCAATTGCTCGTTGACACTGCCGTAGTCTTCGAATTGCGCCGCGGTGTGCGGGATAATCGCATAACGAAAAGAGTGCGTGCCCGGGCATTGCGCTTCCGGCGTGTCGGTGATCCAGCCGGCTTCGCCGCCCGGCCGCATGAGCAGGTCACCGCCGGAAAGCCGCGCCACACAGCGCAAGAGCGTAATCGCGAGCGTGCCCGGTTCCTCCACCTTCAATTCATATTCCGGCAGGCCGGCCGTGGCTATCGTCAGGCCGCGCCCGCCCGCCACCATGGTCACCCCGCGCTGCATGGGATGGACAGCAGGCGGCACCTCGATGTTGTAGGCAGCGGGATCGATGACATGGTGTTCGCGTCGCGTGAGGCCAAATTGACTGTCGGAATGGCTGACGTTGGTCTGCAGTCCCGAAGCAAACAACACGCGCAGACGATGATCCTTCACGTTGTTCTCCACCGTGGTTTCGCATTCCACCCACGGCTGGTTGTGATACAGGCGCACGCGCGTGCAAATCGGCAGAGGGACGCGGCGGCGGGACCGGCTCTGGCGCGATCCGGTGAGACCCGCGGGCAGGGAAAGCGCGAGCGTGATGGCGATCGTGGCGCGCAGCGGGCCGGTCTCCAACAAGTGCCGGGTTGCGGCACACTGGTGCGAGGTGAAAATCGCATCTTGGCGTGGCGGGGAATAATTGTACTCATCCCCGGCATCTCCGCCGTCTTCGAACACATGCAGACCGGGGAATTGGTCTCCGGTACGCTTGTCCAGCAGGGTGATGGCGCCGTTGGCCAGCACCTCCACCCGCAGAAAATCATTCTCCAGAACATTTTCCCGCGCGCACAGGCTGCTGTGATAAACCGGCATGCGCTCCTGCAATGCCACGCGGTAGCGGGCAAAGCCCAGGGCGGGAACCCGCTTCGCATCGAGCAGGATATGAAAGCGCTCGGTGAGCCGTTTGGAAGGATAGGAATAGTCGCTGTAGCGCAGGCCGTGCCCCGCGGGTTCGTGCTGCAAAATTTGACAGGGCACTTCCCTGCCCGTTTCGTCACGCAAACAGAAACCCGCAATCAGCGGCAGCGGCTTTTCCACCCGAACAGTCGGATTCAAGCCCACGACAATCTTTTGGCGGAAGAATTCCACCACCGCCGGCACCACCTGGCTGGTGCAGCGCGTCTGCGGATTGAAAACCAGCACATGCTCCCCGCCCTGCCAGGCATCGGGGTGGAGATGGCGCACCGCTTTGTCGATGATCGCCTCGCCCACCTGCTGCACTTTCGCAAAGCGCGTCATCATCTCGCGATGCACGGCATCGATGCTGCAGCCGCAGATCGAATCATGCGGATGATTCTGCAGCAGAAGCCTCCAGCCGTGCGCCAGCATGGGGAGGAGGTGTCGCCGGCCGGCGAGATCCGCCCACACGGCAAGCGGCTCGGCGTAGCGCGTGAGCAGCTTCTCGGCCGCGTAATTTGCCTGCTTGAGATACATGCGCGAAGAGTACACGCCCGATTGCACGGCAAAGGCATAGCGGAATCCGCCGCGCAATTCCCCCTCGATTTGCGGCAACACGATTTGCGCCTCGTCCACATGCCGTTTGATGGCCGCAACGCAGGCGGGCAGGCTGCTGTGGATGAACCTGCCCTCGCCGAGGGCATTCATCACGCGCAATGCCCGGGGCAGATAGGGCTCGGGAAAATGGTGATCGCCGCCATTCATGCACAGGCGATGCGGCGTGGAGGCGCGCGGATCGAGAATTTCTTTCAACTCGCGCGCCTTGCGGCGAAAGGCGTCCTCACTGTCGGTGCCGATATAGGCATCCCCATAGCCGTTGGGCGGCAGATGAATCATCAGCACCGTGCTGCCATCCGGTGCCCGCCAGCGATATTCCGATTTTTCCTGGCCGGGTTCGCCGCCAAATCCGCGGTAAATGATCGCGGTGTCCATGTCAAAACCGCGCAAAATCGCGGGCATCATGGCGAGATGGCCGAATGAGTCGGGCAGGTAACCAAGCGGCATCACCGCGCCATAGGCGGCACCCACTTTTGCGCCCATCAGCAAATTGCGCACGGTGGATTCCCCCGCCACCAGAAACTCGTCGGGCAAAACGTACCACGGCCCGATGGCGAGCTTCCCGGCTTGCACCAACCGTCGCAATTCCTCCGCCCGCTGCGGCAGGATGGCGGCATAGTCCTCGAGCACGATGGTCTGGCCATCGAGGGTGAAATGCTCATAATCCGGCACCTGCGCGAAAATGTCCAGCAGGGCATTGATCATATCCACCAGATCCAGGCGAAAGGTCTCGAAGGTTTTATACCATTCGCGATCCCAGTGGGAGTGGGAGATGAAGTGATAGGTCGGTTCCATGCCGGCTTTCCGAGATCGGGCAGCAGCCGGTGATTGGCTGCCGTGGAAATTTGTCATTGGTTGGCGGTCTGCCTGCCGGGGCCCCGGCGGAATGCCCTGGTGTTGTCCTGTTATCCCCTCGGGATCTCCGCCAGCATCCTGCGCACCACTTCCAAATTCTTCCGCGAGTTTTCGAGCAAGGGCAGGCAGTGTGTTTCGATGGTGACATGCGGGACGACTTTGTCGCGAGCCAGCGCCTGCAACTGTCCGCGCCAATTCACCCTGCCCTCACCCACCGGCACACACTCCACCAGCGCCCCCTTGATGGTGTCTTTCACATGCACATTGGCGATCCATGGTTTCAGCGCATCATAGCCCTCGGGGTAGGGAAGTTCCGCCGTGCCCACGGCATTGCCGGGATCCCAGTTGGCACGCAGCGCCGGCGAATTGACCTGCGCGAGCAGGCGGCTGGTGTTCCCGCCGGTGTCACACCAAAAGCCGGGTTCGTTCTCGACTGCCAAAATCAGACCGTGTGCGTGCGCTGCCTGCGCCGCCTGCCGGAAAATTTCCACGACCTTGTTTACATCGCCGGGAACATCGCGGGGGGAACGTTGAAAACCGAACACGATCACGAGCGGTGTGCCAAGCACGCGGGCCAGATCAAAGGTCGCGGGCAGGGTTTCCCGCAATTCATGCTGCCACAGCGCCGTGTCGTGCACGGTGCCCTTGAACACGCCGGGCGAAAGCGCGGTCAGGCGCAGCCCGTGTTTTTGCTGCAGCGCGAGGATTTGTCCGACGGTGGCGGGCGTAATCGCCGGCACGCGCCGGTCGCCGATCACCCGCAATTCAAAATCACGCACGCCCCACGCCAAGCCGATGGTGAGGGCTTCCACCACCTCTGCGGAAATTTCATCTGTCACAAAACCGATGCGCATGCCGGGACTCCCGGAGTTGTGCAAAGGGGGGAATCGCCCTGCCCCGTTTCTTTCGATCAATTCTGCCGCATCGCCGCCTGCACGCCCTCCAACACCCTCCCGACGTCTGCAAAGGAGTTGTAGAGATGCAGCGAGATGCGAATCGCATTCAGGCCGCCTTCATAAATGGCGCGGGTGCGCAGCTTGTATTTTTCTGC encodes the following:
- a CDS encoding cobalamin-independent methionine synthase II family protein, with product MAKPSLLTTTVGSYPVPLWLRTFGTKEHLRDAVLVVLKIQELAGIDLLVDGELYRWDINHPETNGMIDYFIRPMTGVQTSFSRKTLETFRRQSALAYRAEPAGIVVETLGAGTLNLLKDFEFIRPLTTKPLKFTLTSPYMLARVLLNQHYASFAELVLALADILAEQVVGINAEVIQIDEANLTGNPDDADLAAEAINRIFKNVQTQKAVHLCFGNYGGQRVQQGTYDRLVRFINRLQCDHMVLEMARRPESDKHMLVQLKPEMGIGLGVIDIKDNQVESPEEIARRIEEVARLVGAERIHYVHPDCGLWMLPRSVADAKLRNLVRGRDLFLGR
- a CDS encoding AraC family transcriptional regulator — translated: MTGLPVAAEESVRLTKRPVKIVIPPYGISITESHHERGFVMPPMRNSYTKIYYILDGIADCYIERSVAHLSRENVLVVPRGATHYLRDKESSPLWLYIVAVRNNSLEHLSTFNEQIEQLNILAARHLKALSAHDYAAYDLPRMLRKILYEQRMRASGYVPAIQATLLNLVVALNRIYLNIPVEQHFTSDKPTISRIQQVARYIEKNFFEPVSVENMARMACLSVRQFTNQFKAVYGVTFMQYLHYHRTRYAQRLLAETDQEIISICFASGFNDLAHFYRIFKRYTSLSPRQYRLNAGYFYTRAGRGKN
- a CDS encoding phytanoyl-CoA dioxygenase family protein — its product is MPSASHPASSGRAHFENEGYAIFREVLDAELIAEARQHVEWLLQKNPGTRPEQLHHTLMTEDAFWVRLISDDRLLEVAEQFIGPNLALFASHYICKRPHDGQAVLWHQDGSYWPLEPMEVVTLWLALDDTDPENGCMRVIPRTQHLRLLTEAELIEQKDGKNVLGSGIDPAQIDESRAVDVRLRAGDVSVHHPNVIHGSNANTSARWRRGLTIRYIPATTRILGETPFPSAFMLRGQPVAGGNTYQPWPRYVEGRHMPFRDWQAWNEKCERKNAEYREFLVKH
- a CDS encoding amidohydrolase family protein — translated: MNTSLRYFDSFAALGRRAGKDPEAPWTTTHLLEEMQRCGVHAALVYAHQAREVHPEVGNALVLAECRKYPRLHPCWVALPHHAGDFPHPHDLLPEMQRQGVRALKIFPRLYRHAVDQATLGELLAAMQETQTLLIVDRGEYGAAVQIEWPEIAWLCENYPRLPLLLHSVRWEATRQLLPLADRFPNLHFEFSNYQGNRMLEFWCRRIGHERLLFGTEALEKSIGAARAYVDYSELGDEQRRAIAGGNLQRLLRLPVPPPDYPAHQPQDGIIAGAMQGRPITDSVVIDAHAHLCRRGTRGAAMVVMNEGDGRGVVERNRRLGVKQTCLSAWTAIWTDYELGNEDTRQAMLEFPEEITGYAVLDPNYVTDWDRELRYYYEACGFRGMKPYFPRMAVPYNDPRFTPWWEYGNAHRLFALLHPSDNFKQEMPELARRYPRVNFILAHSGWTWTVARQHVALAKEFPNCFLEITFTSVTSGVIEYLVRELGSERVLYGSDAPMRDPFPQFGWVAYANISEEDKRNILGRNMQQILAQVKLP
- a CDS encoding aminotransferase class III-fold pyridoxal phosphate-dependent enzyme, translated to MTPKHAEHYARALARMPWATQTNAKRWRPEYGDFMPPFIKRAQGCRLWDLDDREYLDFRCALGPIILGYCYPEVETAVRAQMENGVLFSMASPLEWEAAEAVCQNVPWVEQIRFMKTGADACTACVRLARAHTGREHILTCGYHGYHDWSALRWPNPGVPRVLNEYVHEIKYGDCAAALKVFDQHGHELAGVITVPYDWNEDTGGEFLALLRQKCDQYGAWLIFDEVLTGFRLARGGAQEYYGITPDLAAFAKALANGYPLSAFAGKREYMQTLEQTIITTTYAGETLSLAACTATMAVMRTRPVHEHLNQMGRRLRDGFQEIIQETGLPAHAAGVAPAPFLQFAGVSEQEKLQWQNRLFAQLFKRGIFPSERWFITFSHQPADIEQALEKVRDAARAIC
- a CDS encoding glycosyl hydrolase-related protein, translated to MEPTYHFISHSHWDREWYKTFETFRLDLVDMINALLDIFAQVPDYEHFTLDGQTIVLEDYAAILPQRAEELRRLVQAGKLAIGPWYVLPDEFLVAGESTVRNLLMGAKVGAAYGAVMPLGYLPDSFGHLAMMPAILRGFDMDTAIIYRGFGGEPGQEKSEYRWRAPDGSTVLMIHLPPNGYGDAYIGTDSEDAFRRKARELKEILDPRASTPHRLCMNGGDHHFPEPYLPRALRVMNALGEGRFIHSSLPACVAAIKRHVDEAQIVLPQIEGELRGGFRYAFAVQSGVYSSRMYLKQANYAAEKLLTRYAEPLAVWADLAGRRHLLPMLAHGWRLLLQNHPHDSICGCSIDAVHREMMTRFAKVQQVGEAIIDKAVRHLHPDAWQGGEHVLVFNPQTRCTSQVVPAVVEFFRQKIVVGLNPTVRVEKPLPLIAGFCLRDETGREVPCQILQHEPAGHGLRYSDYSYPSKRLTERFHILLDAKRVPALGFARYRVALQERMPVYHSSLCARENVLENDFLRVEVLANGAITLLDKRTGDQFPGLHVFEDGGDAGDEYNYSPPRQDAIFTSHQCAATRHLLETGPLRATIAITLALSLPAGLTGSRQSRSRRRVPLPICTRVRLYHNQPWVECETTVENNVKDHRLRVLFASGLQTNVSHSDSQFGLTRREHHVIDPAAYNIEVPPAVHPMQRGVTMVAGGRGLTIATAGLPEYELKVEEPGTLAITLLRCVARLSGGDLLMRPGGEAGWITDTPEAQCPGTHSFRYAIIPHTAAQFEDYGSVNEQLENFHLPFLAVRRGGDPAVHLAPFGIELVPSALVLSACKPAEDGRGVIVRMYNPTAAGVQGRLTVTAGLQAAWLTQLNERDLQELPITAGTRVDFEVAARQILSLRLRLDCQGLAAA
- a CDS encoding sugar phosphate isomerase/epimerase, with product MRIGFVTDEISAEVVEALTIGLAWGVRDFELRVIGDRRVPAITPATVGQILALQQKHGLRLTALSPGVFKGTVHDTALWQHELRETLPATFDLARVLGTPLVIVFGFQRSPRDVPGDVNKVVEIFRQAAQAAHAHGLILAVENEPGFWCDTGGNTSRLLAQVNSPALRANWDPGNAVGTAELPYPEGYDALKPWIANVHVKDTIKGALVECVPVGEGRVNWRGQLQALARDKVVPHVTIETHCLPLLENSRKNLEVVRRMLAEIPRG